A stretch of Candidatus Sphingomonas phytovorans DNA encodes these proteins:
- a CDS encoding aldolase/citrate lyase family protein: MNSTERRMLDMLKKGRDRFGVVAVKAEFEAEGTRPDELLRLLELAYRADLKVALKIGGCEAVSDLHASKLYGANYIIAPMVETPYALSKFVEAKTKVYGDDTDTQFLFNLETESTLRNLDSMIPLAKAALDGIVFGRVDFTLSRGLPRGAINQREITDAVLTAARACADHGLELVVGGSVAGESGPALREMRRIRLDRFETRKVIFDGSAADMPGFEAGIANAVAFELAWLENKRDYYRTIADEDLARIRMIQERSAVAPRGRLASVAA; this comes from the coding sequence ATGAATTCCACAGAACGCCGCATGCTCGACATGCTCAAAAAGGGCCGCGATCGCTTCGGGGTCGTCGCCGTGAAGGCTGAGTTCGAAGCTGAGGGCACGCGTCCGGACGAGTTGCTGCGCCTGCTCGAGCTCGCCTATCGCGCCGACCTCAAGGTCGCGCTCAAGATTGGCGGTTGCGAGGCGGTGTCGGATCTTCACGCCTCGAAGCTCTACGGTGCGAACTATATCATCGCGCCCATGGTCGAGACGCCTTACGCGCTGTCGAAGTTCGTCGAGGCCAAAACAAAGGTCTATGGCGACGACACGGACACGCAGTTCCTGTTCAACCTCGAGACCGAATCGACGCTGCGCAATCTCGACTCGATGATCCCGCTCGCCAAGGCGGCGCTTGACGGCATCGTGTTCGGCCGTGTCGATTTCACGCTCTCCCGCGGGCTGCCGCGCGGTGCGATCAACCAGCGCGAGATCACCGATGCGGTCCTCACCGCCGCACGCGCCTGTGCCGACCATGGCCTTGAGCTGGTGGTCGGTGGATCAGTCGCGGGCGAGTCCGGGCCGGCGCTGCGCGAAATGCGCCGCATTCGCCTCGACCGGTTCGAGACGCGCAAGGTCATCTTCGACGGCAGCGCGGCCGACATGCCCGGCTTCGAAGCGGGGATCGCGAACGCCGTGGCGTTCGAACTCGCCTGGCTCGAGAACAAGCGCGATTATTATCGCACCATCGCCGACGAGGATCTGGCGCGCATCCGGATGATCCAGGAGCGCAGCGCCGTCGCCCCGCGCGGACGGCTGGCAAGCGTCGCTGCCTGA
- a CDS encoding NAD-dependent epimerase/dehydratase family protein has translation MILDEDLDAVQTALAPLWPRLDGARIFMTGGTGFIGRWMLEALARAEVDIDVTILSRDPGAFASRVPHLARRFRFVAGDVLSCLPPERRFTHVIHAATDASAALNANDPRLMFDTIVTGTRRALDLAVECGARRFFFLSSGAVYGAQPWHVAHVPEEWAGGPDQRDPRSAYGEGKRAAEMLCAIYGKQFGLDVVNARIFALLGPLLSLDIHFAAGNFIRDAIAGRTIRVDGAGTAVRSYLYAADLTVWLWTLLISGDAGAVFNVGSEEAVSIADLAHRTAALLGGPGVEILGRPDPGWNPGRYVPSTEAIRWAHGLSPTIALDEAIRRTALSNGWTR, from the coding sequence ATGATCCTCGACGAGGATCTCGATGCGGTGCAAACCGCGCTCGCGCCGCTCTGGCCGCGGCTGGACGGCGCGCGCATCTTCATGACCGGCGGCACGGGCTTCATCGGCCGCTGGATGCTCGAAGCGCTGGCCCGCGCCGAGGTCGACATCGACGTCACGATCCTGAGCCGCGATCCGGGCGCCTTCGCCAGCAGGGTACCGCATCTCGCCCGGCGCTTTCGGTTCGTGGCGGGCGACGTCCTCAGCTGCCTGCCGCCGGAACGCCGGTTCACTCATGTGATCCACGCCGCGACCGATGCCAGCGCCGCGCTCAATGCCAACGATCCGCGTCTCATGTTCGACACGATCGTCACCGGCACGCGCCGGGCGCTCGATCTCGCCGTCGAATGCGGCGCCAGGCGCTTCTTCTTCCTCAGTTCAGGTGCCGTCTATGGCGCGCAGCCCTGGCATGTCGCGCATGTCCCCGAGGAGTGGGCGGGCGGCCCCGATCAACGCGATCCGCGCTCGGCCTATGGCGAGGGCAAGCGCGCGGCCGAGATGCTCTGCGCCATCTATGGCAAGCAGTTCGGGCTCGACGTGGTCAATGCGCGCATCTTCGCGCTGCTCGGGCCGCTTCTCTCGCTCGATATCCATTTCGCCGCGGGCAACTTCATCCGCGACGCCATTGCCGGGCGCACGATCCGGGTCGACGGCGCGGGAACGGCGGTACGCTCCTATCTCTATGCCGCCGACCTGACCGTCTGGCTCTGGACGTTGCTGATCAGCGGGGACGCGGGCGCGGTCTTCAATGTCGGATCCGAGGAAGCGGTGTCGATCGCCGACCTGGCGCACCGGACCGCCGCCCTGCTTGGCGGGCCCGGCGTCGAGATTCTCGGCCGGCCCGATCCCGGCTGGAACCCGGGCCGCTACGTACCGTCGACCGAAGCGATCCGCTGGGCGCACGGCCTCTCTCCCACGATCGCCCTCGACGAGGCGATCCGGCGCACCGCGCTTTCGAACGGATGGACACGATGA
- a CDS encoding inositol monophosphatase family protein, with product MMRGVAATAVTPRFRMLADHEIAEKSPGEIVTSVDRDAERRLHDQLETLGIGARIVGEEAAAHEPGLLDDIGQGLVWLIDPLDGTANFAAGRAPFGMMVALVEDGVPRAGWILDPLSGRLCHAEWGAGATCDGVAVRTRPTEGPMPIAALGTHFMTPERRDRVNAHAAQHFELVPVPRCAAESYPRLVLGQNDLAAFQRTLPWDHAAGALFLTEAGGVVTDWNRAPYRVGSGRGLLAAANERLWETAADILLGSAAGLTASLIEKEDCTT from the coding sequence ATGATGCGAGGCGTTGCCGCGACAGCGGTAACGCCGCGTTTCCGCATGCTTGCCGATCATGAGATCGCCGAGAAGAGTCCGGGCGAGATCGTCACCAGTGTCGATCGCGACGCCGAACGTCGCTTGCACGACCAGCTGGAGACGCTGGGAATCGGGGCGCGTATCGTCGGCGAGGAAGCGGCGGCGCACGAGCCGGGACTCCTCGACGACATCGGCCAGGGCCTGGTCTGGCTGATCGACCCGCTCGACGGCACCGCCAATTTCGCTGCCGGCCGCGCGCCCTTCGGCATGATGGTGGCGCTCGTCGAAGACGGCGTGCCTCGCGCCGGCTGGATACTGGATCCCCTGAGCGGACGGCTCTGCCATGCCGAATGGGGTGCCGGCGCCACCTGCGACGGCGTTGCCGTGCGGACCCGCCCGACGGAAGGCCCGATGCCAATCGCAGCATTGGGAACGCATTTCATGACGCCCGAGCGCCGTGACCGGGTCAACGCCCATGCTGCGCAGCATTTCGAGCTGGTGCCAGTCCCGCGTTGTGCCGCCGAGAGCTATCCGCGTCTGGTGCTCGGCCAGAATGATCTCGCGGCGTTCCAGCGCACCCTGCCCTGGGATCACGCCGCGGGCGCCCTGTTCCTGACCGAAGCAGGCGGCGTGGTGACAGACTGGAATCGAGCCCCCTACCGGGTCGGCTCCGGCCGCGGCCTGCTCGCCGCGGCCAATGAACGCCTCTGGGAAACGGCCGCCGACATCCTGCTTGGTTCGGCAGCCGGCCTGACCGCGAGCCTGATCGAAAAAGAAGATTGCACCACATGA
- a CDS encoding glycosyltransferase family 2 protein: protein MTPRDGAIELSFVIPCYNEEENVRAICTAVTAEGERHARSHEIILIDNDSTDRTRALMRELCAGDPRIRAIFNNRNYGQMRSPTYGIYQAEGAAVIGMGADFQDPPAMIGALVEQWRAGAQVVLGQRRSERASPLLSLARGLGYGFLRRYGDYPVIPGATGFGLFDRAVVDTLAAWNEPEPFFRGMVVESGFRIAVVPFDRPERAAGETKNGFATLFSFALSGLAGSAKSLLRLPIPLAFLAAAAVIPLSAGTIVTAIGGGSAWPLFGVTLATAMFAVLLLFLGLIGEQVRMLAERSRNVPLVIERERLNFPRDRARPAERTLVRRP, encoded by the coding sequence ATGACACCCCGCGACGGGGCAATCGAGCTGTCGTTCGTCATCCCCTGCTACAATGAGGAAGAAAATGTCAGGGCGATCTGCACGGCGGTAACGGCGGAAGGCGAGCGCCATGCGCGCTCGCACGAGATCATCCTGATCGACAATGATTCGACCGACCGCACCCGTGCCCTGATGCGCGAGCTGTGCGCCGGGGACCCGCGCATCCGTGCGATCTTCAACAACCGCAACTATGGCCAGATGCGCTCGCCGACCTACGGCATCTACCAGGCCGAGGGTGCCGCGGTGATCGGCATGGGCGCCGATTTCCAGGATCCACCCGCGATGATCGGCGCGCTCGTCGAGCAATGGCGCGCTGGTGCCCAGGTGGTGCTGGGACAGCGCCGGTCCGAACGCGCATCACCATTGCTGAGCCTCGCCCGCGGACTGGGCTATGGTTTCCTGCGCCGCTATGGCGACTATCCGGTTATCCCCGGCGCGACCGGTTTCGGCCTGTTCGATCGCGCAGTGGTCGACACGCTCGCCGCATGGAACGAGCCCGAACCCTTTTTCCGCGGCATGGTGGTCGAAAGCGGCTTCCGCATCGCCGTCGTGCCGTTCGACCGGCCGGAGCGTGCGGCCGGCGAGACCAAGAACGGTTTCGCGACCCTCTTCTCCTTCGCCCTCTCCGGACTGGCCGGATCGGCCAAGTCGCTGCTGCGGCTGCCCATTCCCCTCGCCTTCCTCGCAGCCGCCGCAGTCATTCCGCTTTCCGCCGGGACGATCGTGACCGCGATCGGCGGCGGCAGCGCCTGGCCCCTGTTCGGGGTGACGCTGGCCACGGCGATGTTCGCGGTGCTCCTGCTCTTCCTCGGCCTGATCGGCGAGCAGGTACGCATGCTTGCCGAACGCAGCCGCAACGTGCCGCTGGTGATCGAGCGTGAACGGCTCAACTTCCCCCGGGACCGCGCCCGGCCCGCCGAACGGACGCTGGTCCGCAGGCCATGA
- a CDS encoding sigma-70 family RNA polymerase sigma factor, with the protein MAGSEHIDGLQRVILNERARLLRFLAARGAGDEAEDVLHDLWQRLAVAPSQPVADPVAYLFRAAENLMRDRRRSTFSRERRQMDWHETSVTAEEEPLGERVLIARERMRQAEAMLAGLGQRVDRVFRLYRLEGMGQAAIARDLGVSLSSVEKDLQKAYRALAELKAQFDAE; encoded by the coding sequence ATGGCCGGGAGTGAGCATATCGACGGGTTGCAGCGCGTTATCCTGAACGAGCGCGCCCGGCTGCTCCGTTTCCTTGCCGCGCGCGGCGCGGGCGATGAGGCGGAGGACGTGCTGCATGACCTGTGGCAGCGCCTCGCGGTTGCCCCGAGCCAGCCCGTGGCCGACCCGGTCGCCTATCTGTTTCGCGCGGCCGAAAATCTGATGCGCGACCGGCGGCGCTCGACCTTCAGTCGCGAGCGGCGGCAGATGGACTGGCATGAGACCAGCGTCACGGCCGAGGAAGAACCGTTGGGCGAGAGAGTGCTGATCGCCCGCGAGCGCATGCGCCAGGCCGAAGCGATGCTGGCCGGGCTTGGCCAGCGCGTCGACCGCGTATTCCGCCTTTACCGTCTCGAAGGCATGGGACAGGCCGCCATCGCCCGCGACCTGGGTGTCAGTCTCAGCTCAGTCGAAAAGGATCTGCAAAAGGCCTATCGCGCCCTTGCCGAACTGAAGGCGCAGTTCGATGCGGAATAG
- a CDS encoding capsule biosynthesis protein: MARAVGIVRNQRSRRMTYAVLALLLAIFCLIPRPYVARAKMVPQDSNSVGLGSMMNALGGQLQGFAALLGGAKQPVDMYLAISRGTEVTDDVIRRLRLVGPQGYASIDQARVALAQKVDVHSLTGGIVEVEVRMHDAVRAQALTEAYVRAISDRIIALGRDRVRRKRQVVQDRFKEAAARVATAETALDGFRRRNNLAEPEAQLGSALSLRTGLEAQLQAKLVELETLQRFQGPDNPQLQSVQSEVASIRAQIARTAQARLGVTGPNVTGLSQVSGEYLNLYRDYRFAQALYEVYARSSEEVAVETLASETASDVQIIEAPRLDADRKYNISAVALLALVILTALFTEIYAPATGIDLGLRRREDDER, encoded by the coding sequence ATGGCTCGCGCCGTCGGCATCGTCCGCAATCAGCGCTCGCGCCGCATGACCTATGCCGTGCTTGCCTTGCTGCTGGCCATATTCTGCCTGATCCCACGCCCTTATGTGGCCCGGGCGAAGATGGTCCCGCAAGACAGCAACAGCGTCGGGCTCGGCTCGATGATGAACGCGCTCGGCGGGCAGCTCCAGGGTTTCGCAGCATTGCTCGGCGGCGCCAAGCAACCGGTCGACATGTATCTCGCCATCTCGCGCGGCACAGAGGTGACCGACGACGTGATCCGCCGGCTGCGGCTGGTCGGACCGCAGGGCTATGCCAGCATCGACCAGGCGCGTGTCGCCCTGGCGCAGAAGGTTGACGTGCATTCCCTGACCGGCGGCATCGTCGAGGTGGAAGTCCGCATGCACGATGCGGTCCGGGCACAGGCGCTGACCGAGGCCTATGTCCGCGCGATCAGCGACCGGATCATCGCGCTGGGGCGCGACCGGGTTCGCCGCAAGCGCCAGGTGGTGCAGGATCGCTTCAAGGAAGCCGCGGCCCGGGTGGCGACGGCGGAAACCGCCCTCGACGGTTTCCGCCGGCGCAACAACCTCGCCGAGCCCGAGGCACAGCTGGGGTCGGCACTGTCGCTGCGGACCGGGCTAGAGGCGCAGCTTCAGGCCAAGCTCGTCGAGCTTGAGACGCTGCAACGCTTCCAGGGGCCGGACAATCCACAGCTCCAGTCGGTCCAGTCGGAAGTCGCCTCGATCCGCGCCCAGATCGCGCGCACCGCACAGGCCCGGCTTGGCGTCACGGGGCCCAACGTCACCGGCCTTTCGCAAGTCTCCGGCGAATATCTCAACCTCTATCGCGACTATCGCTTCGCCCAGGCGCTCTACGAGGTCTATGCCCGCTCGTCCGAGGAAGTGGCGGTCGAAACGCTCGCGTCGGAAACGGCGTCGGACGTGCAGATCATCGAGGCGCCGCGCCTCGATGCCGACCGGAAGTACAATATCTCCGCTGTCGCGCTGCTTGCGCTGGTAATCCTGACTGCATTGTTCACGGAGATCTATGCACCGGCGACCGGCATCGACCTCGGCCTGCGGCGGCGCGAGGATGACGAACGATGA
- a CDS encoding M23 family metallopeptidase has translation MPVIPALPLTAALLLLGGYGPAADDGVDRLPGGEGAAFRQRMMAWSTPASAGQVPEDLVPAAMPRLSSGFGYRHDPIRGGWAMHSGIDIPGPLHSPVMAAAGGVVDYSGSAGGYGNMIEIDHGNGLVTRYAHLSRSLVRPGVRVEQGETIAMMGSTGRSTGSHLHFEVRVNGQATGPLAYFSGRRLLGRAPRQPAEPHVSAFARARTESAPESTVEAGF, from the coding sequence ATGCCAGTGATTCCCGCCCTGCCGCTCACCGCTGCGCTGCTGCTTCTTGGCGGCTATGGGCCTGCCGCGGATGACGGCGTCGACAGGCTGCCGGGTGGCGAAGGTGCCGCATTCCGCCAGCGCATGATGGCCTGGTCGACACCGGCCTCCGCAGGCCAGGTGCCGGAGGATCTGGTCCCGGCGGCCATGCCGCGCCTCTCATCGGGTTTTGGGTATCGCCACGATCCGATCCGCGGCGGTTGGGCCATGCACAGCGGCATCGACATACCGGGACCACTCCATTCCCCGGTGATGGCCGCGGCCGGCGGTGTCGTCGACTATTCGGGCAGCGCGGGCGGTTATGGAAACATGATCGAGATCGATCATGGCAATGGCCTTGTCACGCGCTACGCGCATCTTTCCCGGTCGCTGGTACGTCCCGGCGTACGCGTGGAGCAGGGCGAGACCATCGCCATGATGGGCTCGACCGGCCGCTCGACCGGCAGTCATCTCCATTTCGAGGTACGCGTGAATGGCCAGGCAACGGGCCCACTTGCCTATTTCTCGGGCCGGCGTCTGCTTGGGCGGGCGCCCCGGCAGCCGGCCGAGCCCCATGTCTCCGCTTTTGCGCGGGCACGTACAGAGTCAGCGCCGGAGTCGACAGTTGAGGCAGGGTTCTGA
- a CDS encoding SLBB domain-containing protein, which translates to MTTPWKQLLAGCVFALPLIPAQASAQFSPPVSPTEQSGGGASAISRGAAAAQVAVPPAEVRSYQPTVIDGSPASPEANGTDQPAPRAARTKPVSPVANEFETFVSNAAGKPLRRFGAELLTPGGRDFTAPSTTIVPPDYRLNPGDEVLLGLTGSVQAADLRLTVDKEGRIFVPRVGAITVGGVRYGDLRDVIARQVARQYRAFDLQVTAGRLHGITVYVTGFAATPGSYTVSSLSTLVNAVLAAGGPAPGGSFRSIQLRRNGQLISDFDLYDLLLKGDKSGDAALQNGDVIYLAPAGEQVAVIGSVNREAIFEIAPNETLNDAILYAGGINTVADDSRLMVLDSLGKTESGWRQVTAAEARTQKARRGDIIRILSNVGIARPLDQQPVLVTISGEVARPGRYYFRPGTKMEDVVAQAGGLTALAFPYASVITRESVKAQQKLSFDRAIQDMEFQLTAQPVVSANRAQLAQPGNLALVRSIVEQLRAREPSGRLVFDLPVAAAALPGDVIVENNDTIYIPSRPVTVGVFGAVPSPASFAYREGATIGDFIQSAGGVQQLGDKAEIFVVRANGTVVANGKRVLRAPALPGDLVYVPVDANRGEFWARLRDITGSLFGGLVGAASIKSLAQ; encoded by the coding sequence ATGACGACCCCCTGGAAGCAATTGCTGGCCGGCTGCGTGTTCGCGCTACCGCTGATCCCGGCACAGGCATCAGCGCAGTTCTCCCCACCAGTGTCGCCAACGGAGCAGTCCGGCGGAGGGGCGAGCGCGATCTCACGGGGTGCCGCGGCGGCGCAGGTCGCTGTCCCGCCCGCCGAGGTGCGTTCCTACCAGCCAACCGTGATCGATGGCTCGCCCGCTTCACCAGAGGCCAATGGCACCGACCAGCCGGCGCCCCGTGCCGCGCGGACAAAGCCGGTATCGCCTGTCGCCAACGAGTTCGAGACATTTGTCTCGAACGCGGCCGGCAAGCCGCTGCGCCGCTTCGGTGCCGAATTGCTGACACCGGGCGGGCGCGATTTCACCGCGCCCTCCACCACCATCGTGCCGCCGGACTATCGCCTCAACCCCGGGGACGAAGTGCTGCTCGGCCTGACCGGATCGGTACAAGCGGCGGATCTGCGGCTGACCGTCGACAAGGAAGGGCGAATCTTCGTGCCCCGCGTCGGCGCCATCACTGTCGGCGGGGTTCGTTATGGCGACCTGCGCGACGTCATCGCCCGCCAGGTGGCGCGCCAGTATCGTGCGTTCGACCTGCAGGTGACCGCAGGACGGCTGCACGGCATCACCGTCTATGTCACCGGTTTCGCGGCGACCCCTGGCTCCTACACCGTCAGCAGCCTTTCGACATTGGTCAACGCCGTGCTCGCGGCCGGCGGCCCCGCCCCCGGCGGAAGCTTCAGGTCGATCCAGCTCCGCCGGAACGGCCAGTTGATCTCCGACTTCGATCTCTACGACCTGCTGCTCAAGGGCGACAAGAGCGGCGACGCCGCATTGCAGAATGGCGACGTCATCTACCTCGCGCCGGCCGGAGAGCAGGTGGCGGTGATCGGCAGCGTCAATCGCGAGGCCATTTTCGAGATCGCCCCCAACGAGACACTCAACGACGCGATCCTCTATGCTGGCGGCATCAACACCGTGGCCGATGACAGCCGCCTGATGGTGCTCGACTCTCTCGGCAAGACCGAGTCCGGCTGGCGGCAGGTCACCGCCGCCGAGGCACGCACGCAAAAGGCCCGGCGCGGCGACATCATCCGCATCCTCTCCAATGTCGGCATCGCCCGCCCGCTCGATCAGCAACCGGTGCTGGTGACGATCAGCGGCGAGGTGGCCCGGCCCGGCCGCTATTATTTCCGTCCCGGCACGAAAATGGAGGACGTGGTAGCACAGGCGGGCGGGCTCACCGCCCTCGCCTTTCCCTATGCGAGCGTGATCACGCGCGAGAGCGTGAAGGCGCAGCAGAAGCTGAGCTTCGACCGTGCGATCCAGGACATGGAATTTCAGCTCACCGCCCAGCCGGTCGTCTCCGCCAATCGCGCTCAGCTCGCCCAGCCGGGCAATCTCGCCTTGGTTCGTTCGATCGTCGAGCAATTGCGCGCGCGCGAGCCGAGCGGCCGGCTGGTGTTCGACCTGCCGGTCGCCGCAGCCGCCTTGCCCGGCGACGTGATCGTCGAGAACAACGACACCATCTATATTCCGTCCCGCCCGGTGACCGTCGGCGTCTTCGGCGCGGTGCCGAGCCCCGCCTCCTTCGCCTATCGCGAGGGCGCCACGATCGGCGACTTCATCCAGTCTGCTGGCGGCGTGCAGCAACTGGGCGACAAGGCCGAGATCTTCGTGGTGCGGGCCAACGGCACGGTGGTCGCGAACGGCAAGCGGGTGCTGCGGGCACCGGCGCTGCCGGGCGATCTCGTCTATGTGCCGGTCGATGCCAATCGCGGCGAGTTCTGGGCACGTCTTCGCGACATCACCGGCAGCCTGTTCGGCGGGCTGGTCGGTGCCGCCTCGATCAAGTCGCTCGCGCAATGA